From one Lotus japonicus ecotype B-129 chromosome 3, LjGifu_v1.2 genomic stretch:
- the LOC130749256 gene encoding disease resistance protein RPV1-like, with the protein MGNHDATYSDHFTYDVFLLSFSEKESCVFTDYLYQALLDDGIKTIRYNDKTHSLVEKTIEESRLSMVVLCENYAYSPTCLDVLVNIIECYDAKAKQVSVIFYKVEPSDVWLQENSYAAAMIEHEKNFGHDLDRVKTWRSALSRIKDLSGEYCTDDKYESGFIKMIVKATSAKLPPPPVPLEMKHLVGLDSRFEEVRSLLDIESNDAVCMLGIHGDAGIGKTTLAAYLYNKIRHQFEAASFLSNIREKSNNGNITNTLEDLQKTLLYETVKETQVMTRNTFEGRSQIKSKLSHKRVLLILDDVDDIEQLEALAGGCDWFGSGSRIIITTRDENVLDKHQVAIKKYKIQELNFGDSLELMCLYAFDMSKPAEDYEDISNDVVSYARGFPRALKVLGSHLKGLSVKEWKMELKKFRKVPNAFSFLADSF; encoded by the exons ATGGGAAATCACGATGCAACATACTCAGATCATTTCACGTATGATGTTTTTCTTCTGAGTTTTTCAGAAAAAGAAAGCTGCGTTTTTACTGATTATCTCTACCAAGCTTTGCTCGATGATGGAATCAAAACTATCAGATACAATGACAAAACACACTCTCTTGTTGAGAAGACAATTGAGGAATCCAGATTGTCAATGGTGGTGTTGTGCGAAAACTACGCGTATTCCCCTACGTGTCTCGATGTACTTGTCAATATTATTGAGTGTTATGATGCCAAAGCGAAACAGGTTTCAGTCATTTTTTACAAAGTGGAGCCATCGGATGTTTGGCTTCAGGAAAATTCTTATGCAGCAGCTATGATTGAACATGAAAAGAATTTTGGTCATGACTTGGACAGGGTGAAAACATGGAGGTCAGCCCTGTCTAGAATCAAAGACCTTAGTGGAGAATACTGCACGGACGACAA GTATGAATCTGGCTTCATCAAGATGATTGTTAAGGCCACCTCTGCTAAATTGCCTCCTCCTCCCGTGCCTTTAGAAATGAAGCACCTAGTGGGACTTGATTCTCGATTTGAAGAGGTGAGATCACTTTTAGATATTGAATCCAATGACGCTGTTTGCATGTTGGGAATTCATGGAGATGCTGGAATAGGCAAAACCACACTTGCCGCATATTTGTATAACAAGATCAGGCATCAATTTGAAGCTGCCAGTTTTCTTTCTAATATaagagaaaaatcaaacaatGGTAACATCACTAATACTCTGGAAGATCTTCAAAAGACACTTCTATATGAGACTGTTAAGGAAACACAAGTCATGACGAGAAATACATTTGAAGGACGATCTCAAATAAAATCCAAGCTTAGTCATAAAAGGGTTCTATTGATTCTGGATGATGTTGATGATATAGAACAATTGGAAGCACTTGCCGGAGGATGTGATTGGTTTGGTTCCGGTAGCAGGATCATTATAACAACAAGAGATGAAAATGTGCTAGATAAGCACCAGGTTGCAATTAAGAAATATAAAATACAGGAGTTAAACTTCGGTGACTCACTTGAACTCATGTGTTTGTATGCCTTTGATATGAGCAAACCTGCAGAGGACTATGAAGATATTTCTAATGATGTGGTAAGTTATGCACGGGGTTTCCCACGAGCTTTAAAAGTCCTAGGGTCTCATTTGAAGGGTCTAAGCGTAAAGGAATGGAAGATGGAGTTGAAGAAATTTAGAAAGGTTCCAaatgctttttcttttttggcaGATTCTTTCTGA